ATCATACCAATCCTATTTTATACTACATTCCTAAACAAGAAACATTAGGTATTTATAATGATGAGTTTGGTGATGAATTGTACATGATTGAAGAGCATGTAGGCGATACTCAAGTAGAAGCTGAAAGTTTTGGAAAACCGTTAAAAATATTAAGTACTGCAGATGTTTTACAAGAAATAAACAGATCGGGTAAATCGGTAGTAGATGAGTCTTCTTATATAAGAGCAAGAATATTCGATATGCTTTTGGGAGATTGGGACAGACATGAAGACCAATGGCGTTGGGCGCTTTATAAGAATGAAGACGGAACGGAGTATTGTAGTCCGATACCAAGAGACCGTGACCAAGCATTTTCAAAGTACGACGGTACTTTAATCAGTTTTCTAACCAGAGTAATACCAGGGCTACGTAAAATGCAAACTTATGATGAAGATCTAAGAAGTGTAAAATGGTTTGCATCATCTCCTTATCATTTAGATTTAACTTTTATTCATGCTTCTGGTTGGGAAGAGTGGGAAAAGCAAACCAATCATATTCAAAGCCAGTTATCAGATGCTGATATTGAAAATGCTTTTGAAGCAATCCCTGATGAGATAAAAGGACCGATCATAGATGATATTAAACAGAAATTAAAAGGTAGAAGAGATAATCTTAAAAAAATAACAAAAACATATTATCTCTATTTGAACAAGTTTCAAGTTGTTACAGGAACACAGAAAGCAGATGATTTTACCATAACTAGATTAGCAGATGGTAAGACTACGGTAAAAATAGACCGTAAAGATTTAGGTCTTTTAAATCATACATTTTCGAATGACATTACCAAAGAAATTTGGCTATTTGGCTTGGATGGAAAAGATACGTTCACGGTAGAAGGTGAGGGAGACCATCCTATAAAAATTAAAATAGTAGGTGGAAAGAAAAATGATACATACGACTTTAAAAACACGCGAAAGGTAAAACTTTATGATTACAAGGATAAGGAGAATACCATTGTAAATAAAAGATCTAAAAAATGGTTGGTAAATGATTATGAATTAAATAATTACGATCATAAAAAAGTAAAATATAATTTTAATCAGTTGTTACCTATAATAGCATTCAACCCAGATGACGGAGTGAAATTAGGAGTGATTAGTAATCATACTTCATATAGTTTACAACGTAATCCATTTACATATAAGCATAGTATTAATGCTGCATATTATACCAGTACATCAGGTTTTGATTTGTCGTATAAAGGGGAGTTTTCGAATATTTTTCATAACTGGAATTTTGGTTTAGAAGGTTTGTATACGAGTCCTAGTTTTTCAGAAAATTTCTTTGGCTTTGGTAATGAAACGCTTTATGACGCTGATGAGGTGGATTTAGATTTTAATAGAATTAGAATTAGTAAATTTAAAGCAGCAGTGTCATTACAATGGGAAGGTATTAACGGAGGTTCTTTCTATTTTAAACCTTTAATAGAATCTTTTGAGGTTGATAATACAGCCGATCGCTTTGTAGCACAACTACCACAGACTAATACAATTTTTGATAGGCAAACCTATGCAGGTGTAGAAACTGCTTATAATTTCAAAAATAAAAATAGTGCCGCTTTTCCTACCTTGGGGCTAGATGCAGGGCTGACCATAGGTTATAAAACGAATATAGATAATACCGAAGCAGATAATAGTTTTGCGTACATACAACCACAATTGATCATAGATCACAAATTAACTAAAAGCGGTAGTATCGTTTTTGCAACCAAGATTGCAGGTGAAGCATTGATCGGTGATGATTTTGAATTTTACCATGCAGCAACTATTGGCGGTATCAAGAGCTTAAGAGGATTTAGAAATGAAAGATTTACTGGAAAACAATCTTTTTATCAGAATACAGATTTAAGGTTTCCTTTAGGAGGGTTAAGAACCAGCCTTGTACCTTTTAGATTCGGACTTACCGGTAGTTTCGATTATGGTAGGGTTTGGGTTGAAGATGACACTTCAAATAAATGGCATAATTCAGTAGGTGCATCAGCTTGGCTTATAGGAGCTGAAGCTTTTACGGCTAACATAGGATATTTTAATAGTTTAGATGGTGGGCGTGTTGTCTTCGCACTAGGCTTTTCTTTTTAATTAAAAAATTACTACCAATGAAAAAACCAATTGCAATTGCCCAAGTAGACACTTTAGAAAACAAAAAACCAGAACACGCATTAGTCAATGGTTTGGATTTAGTAATCGTAAAATTTGATGATGATATTTCTGTATTGTATGGTAGATGTCTGCATAGAGGAGCATTAATGTCAGACGGTCATGTAGATGGTCATAACCTTATTTGTGGTGTTCACGGTTGGGATTATAGAGTAGATACCGGAGTTTCAGAATACAATAACGCTGAGGTATTACATAAGTTTACTACTAAAATAGAGGGTGGTGGTCTTTTTGTAGATGAAGAAGAGATAGATGCTTATTTAGTGGACAGTCCGCAACCTTTTAATAGAGATGCTTATTTGGGCGCTTACGCAGATACACACCCTGAAGAGACAGAACCATACACCGGGTATATAAAAGAATTAGCTACCAACGGACTTAAAAATTTAGGGCATCACGGTTTTTCGGCTTCCATGGGTGTAGATAGAAATACGTTACCAAAATGGAGCGATATTCAATTTTTGCCTGCCCAATTGGCAAGTAGACCGTTGCTAGATGAAGATGAGGTGGCTACAAAGGTGGTTATAGGACCAAAGGCTAAAAAGCCTTTACATTTAGATATTCCCCTGTTTGTGAGTGATATGAGTTTTGGTGCTTTGTCACGCGAAGCAAAAATAGCGTTGTCTAAAGGTGCAGAACTGGCAGGTACGGGTATTTGTTCAGGAGAAGGTGGTATGTTGCCTCAAGAGCAAGAAAATAATAGCAAGTATTTTTACGAATTAGCTTCGGCAAAATTCGGCTTTACTTGGGATAAGTTAGATAATGTACAGGCATTTCATTTTAAAGGCGGACAAGGAGCAAAAACAGGTACGGGTGGTCATTTACCAGGTGCTAAAGTAAGTAAGGAAATTGCTGAGGTAAGAGGTTTAAAAGAAGGTGAGACGGCAATTTCACCAGCCACTTTCCCAGATTTTCATGGTGTAGATGACTTCAAATCTTTCGCAGCTCAGGTAAGAGAGCGTACAGGTGGTATACCGATTGGATTCAAAATTGCAGCAAGTCATATAGAAAAAGATATTCAATTTGCATTAGATGTGGGTGTCGATTATATCATTTTAGATGGTAGAGGTGGGGGAACAGGTTCTGCACCAACCATATTAAGAGATAATATCAATGTACCTACAATTCCTGCTTTGGCCAGAGCAAGAAAATATTTAGATAAAGTAGGTGCCACAGATGTAACCTTGGTTATTACCGGAGGTTTACGAGTAGCTGAAGATTTTGGTAAAGCCCTTATGTTAGGTGCAGATGCTATTGCCGTATCTAATTCGGCTTTACAGGCAATTGGCTGTTTGGGTATGCGTGCTTGCGGTAGTAACAACTGCCCTGTGGGTATTGCAACCCAAAAAGAATCATTACGCAGTAGATTGATAATAGAATCTTCGGCAAAACAATTACATAACTATTTTGATGCTACAAATAACCTTATCAAGGTTATAGCAAGAGCTTGTGGGCATGATGATATTTCAAAATTCAATTTTGATGACCTATCTACTTTTAATCATGACATGCATCGTTTAACAGGAATTAATTACGGCGGTGTTAACGCTTAAAAACAATATAAGATGGATAAAATGATGCATTTAGCGGCACAGTATTTAGCTGCTGCAGGAATAAGTTTTGTAGAGAAGAAGGCAGATGATAGTCATACCAATCTTGGCTGGTCAACTGATAAACAACGTTTAGAAACACACCCGTTATCAACAGATGGGGACGTTCTTGCTTTAAACTATAATACCTTTTCGTTAGAGTGGAATTCCCCTAAGAACAATGCTTCCTTTGCTTTAGATGGTAAAACCCATCAGCAGGTATTGGAGTGGTTAACGAATTCTGCGGATACTTTTTTGGGTAAGACATATACCTATGATTTTCATTACGACCTACCGTATTCAATTGATGATTCTTTCACCTTTGTATTAGATGCATCTAAATTAAAGGAACTTGCCGATTTGAGAAGTTTGACGCAGTCAGGTCTAGAAAAGACACTTGAGATAAATGGTT
This genomic interval from Zobellia roscoffensis contains the following:
- a CDS encoding metallophosphoesterase family protein encodes the protein MKKFSHFLLIFFLALFTTTVFSQEIEQSIFVTGNTWNTTDTEVLLAISKESKLVAKPTVLLLGNAAPTTEIEKSIDKQLSVMSNLGNDVIFIPGSKEWANGYKGVSDIEKYIQKNSKAKFYPDDAEPIKHQDLGENVELITVDSQWFLEDWDDHVYINEDSEIQNRTLFFLEFENRIKKAQGKIVFVALYHPIRTNSKQGFFDNIGGFKTEDFQNQQYRRLRNRLKTIARGAENVIFLSGQGKNLQYINSSVPQIISGAAGETEAVKKGNDGDFSIAKKGYVRLDITTDGSVKANYYALENGSFNEVFKTTVLKSETENLQVYNFDKNLGAKKSAAIYTKEAATKSGFYKALWGEHYRDFYGKEVNAPVVFLDTLMGGLTPLKRGGGQQSKSLRLEDNEGKQYVMRALKKSTIKFLQANAFQETYIGDVLDGTTVDKFLADFYTTSNPYTPFVVDGLSNAVGVNHTNPILYYIPKQETLGIYNDEFGDELYMIEEHVGDTQVEAESFGKPLKILSTADVLQEINRSGKSVVDESSYIRARIFDMLLGDWDRHEDQWRWALYKNEDGTEYCSPIPRDRDQAFSKYDGTLISFLTRVIPGLRKMQTYDEDLRSVKWFASSPYHLDLTFIHASGWEEWEKQTNHIQSQLSDADIENAFEAIPDEIKGPIIDDIKQKLKGRRDNLKKITKTYYLYLNKFQVVTGTQKADDFTITRLADGKTTVKIDRKDLGLLNHTFSNDITKEIWLFGLDGKDTFTVEGEGDHPIKIKIVGGKKNDTYDFKNTRKVKLYDYKDKENTIVNKRSKKWLVNDYELNNYDHKKVKYNFNQLLPIIAFNPDDGVKLGVISNHTSYSLQRNPFTYKHSINAAYYTSTSGFDLSYKGEFSNIFHNWNFGLEGLYTSPSFSENFFGFGNETLYDADEVDLDFNRIRISKFKAAVSLQWEGINGGSFYFKPLIESFEVDNTADRFVAQLPQTNTIFDRQTYAGVETAYNFKNKNSAAFPTLGLDAGLTIGYKTNIDNTEADNSFAYIQPQLIIDHKLTKSGSIVFATKIAGEALIGDDFEFYHAATIGGIKSLRGFRNERFTGKQSFYQNTDLRFPLGGLRTSLVPFRFGLTGSFDYGRVWVEDDTSNKWHNSVGASAWLIGAEAFTANIGYFNSLDGGRVVFALGFSF
- a CDS encoding glutamate synthase-related protein yields the protein MKKPIAIAQVDTLENKKPEHALVNGLDLVIVKFDDDISVLYGRCLHRGALMSDGHVDGHNLICGVHGWDYRVDTGVSEYNNAEVLHKFTTKIEGGGLFVDEEEIDAYLVDSPQPFNRDAYLGAYADTHPEETEPYTGYIKELATNGLKNLGHHGFSASMGVDRNTLPKWSDIQFLPAQLASRPLLDEDEVATKVVIGPKAKKPLHLDIPLFVSDMSFGALSREAKIALSKGAELAGTGICSGEGGMLPQEQENNSKYFYELASAKFGFTWDKLDNVQAFHFKGGQGAKTGTGGHLPGAKVSKEIAEVRGLKEGETAISPATFPDFHGVDDFKSFAAQVRERTGGIPIGFKIAASHIEKDIQFALDVGVDYIILDGRGGGTGSAPTILRDNINVPTIPALARARKYLDKVGATDVTLVITGGLRVAEDFGKALMLGADAIAVSNSALQAIGCLGMRACGSNNCPVGIATQKESLRSRLIIESSAKQLHNYFDATNNLIKVIARACGHDDISKFNFDDLSTFNHDMHRLTGINYGGVNA